From the genome of Hymenobacter sp. PAMC 26628, one region includes:
- a CDS encoding YdeI/OmpD-associated family protein, whose protein sequence is MESFQAEQKFEAVIEADSADGGLFVAVPFSVQEMYGTKGKLPVQTTLDGFPYRTTLAPLGDGHHGLPVPREVRRALGKTVGDTLRVALRHAPEVHVVTLPPDLAGALDAAPAARTFFETLPRPDQRDYVRWLDGAKTTEGRTQRLATTIQRLRNGQKRA, encoded by the coding sequence ATGGAATCCTTTCAGGCCGAACAAAAATTTGAAGCCGTAATCGAAGCCGACAGCGCCGACGGCGGCCTCTTTGTGGCCGTGCCGTTTTCCGTGCAGGAAATGTACGGCACCAAGGGCAAGCTGCCCGTGCAAACCACCCTCGACGGCTTCCCCTACCGCACCACCCTGGCCCCGCTCGGCGACGGCCACCACGGCCTGCCGGTGCCCCGCGAAGTGCGCCGGGCCCTGGGCAAAACCGTGGGCGACACCCTGCGCGTGGCCCTGCGCCACGCCCCCGAAGTGCACGTCGTGACCCTGCCGCCCGACCTGGCCGGGGCCCTCGACGCCGCGCCCGCCGCGCGCACGTTCTTCGAAACCCTGCCCCGCCCCGACCAGCGCGACTACGTGCGCTGGCTCGACGGCGCCAAAACCACCGAGGGCCGCACCCAGCGCCTGGCCACCACCATCCAGCGCCTGCGCAACGGCCAGAAGCGCGCGTAG
- a CDS encoding GTP-binding protein yields MTPNPNSRALRKLPVTVLSGFLGAGKTALLNHVLHNREGLKVAVIVNDMSEVNVDANLVAREGGLSRTEEKLVEMSNGCICCTLREDLMLEVEKLALENRFDYLLIESTGISEPLPVAQTFSFVSEDGAIDLSRFSRLDTMVTVVDAFNFAKDFGSLDRLPDRQLNEADPQDQRTIVNLLTEQVEFANVLVLNKTDLVEPRFVGELKAILGQLNPGARIVEATFGRVGLEHVLNTGLFNFEEAEQGRGWQEELKKAYHTPETEEYGIGSFVFRDPRPFHPRRFWDYIADGWPGEVIRSKGLFWLASRPADALNWGQAGGSLRTESAGSWWAAIERPERHPAFLENRAAILARWDARFQDRQNELVFIGQDVPEARVRQELAACLCTEAEIGHWQRGGAFEDPWPQF; encoded by the coding sequence ATGACTCCCAATCCCAATTCCCGCGCCTTGCGCAAACTGCCCGTTACCGTGCTCAGCGGCTTCCTCGGGGCCGGCAAAACCGCCCTGCTCAACCACGTGCTCCACAACCGCGAGGGGCTGAAAGTGGCCGTCATCGTGAACGACATGAGCGAGGTGAACGTGGACGCCAACCTGGTGGCCCGCGAGGGCGGCCTCTCGCGCACCGAAGAGAAACTGGTGGAGATGAGCAACGGCTGCATCTGTTGCACCCTGCGCGAAGACCTGATGCTGGAGGTGGAAAAGCTGGCCCTCGAAAACCGCTTCGACTACCTGCTCATCGAGAGCACCGGCATCTCGGAGCCGCTGCCCGTGGCCCAAACCTTCTCCTTTGTGAGCGAAGACGGGGCCATCGACCTGAGCCGCTTCTCGCGGCTGGATACCATGGTGACGGTGGTGGACGCCTTCAACTTTGCCAAGGATTTCGGCTCGCTGGACCGCCTGCCCGACCGCCAGCTCAACGAGGCCGACCCGCAGGACCAGCGCACCATTGTGAACCTGCTCACCGAGCAAGTGGAGTTCGCCAACGTGCTTGTCCTCAATAAGACAGATTTGGTCGAGCCGCGCTTCGTGGGCGAGCTGAAGGCCATTCTCGGCCAGCTCAACCCGGGGGCCCGCATCGTTGAAGCCACCTTTGGCCGGGTCGGGCTGGAGCACGTGCTCAACACCGGGCTGTTCAATTTTGAAGAAGCCGAGCAGGGCCGGGGCTGGCAGGAGGAGCTGAAAAAAGCTTATCACACCCCCGAAACCGAGGAATACGGCATCGGCAGCTTCGTCTTCCGCGACCCCCGGCCCTTCCACCCCCGGCGGTTCTGGGACTACATTGCCGACGGCTGGCCGGGCGAAGTCATCCGTAGCAAGGGCCTGTTCTGGCTGGCCTCGCGCCCCGCCGATGCCCTGAACTGGGGCCAGGCCGGCGGCTCGCTGCGCACCGAAAGCGCCGGGTCGTGGTGGGCGGCCATCGAGCGGCCCGAGCGGCACCCGGCCTTTCTGGAAAACCGCGCCGCCATCCTGGCCCGCTGGGACGCCCGGTTTCAGGACCGCCAGAACGAGCTGGTGTTCATCGGCCAGGACGTGCCCGAAGCGCGGGTGCGCCAGGAGCTGGCCGCCTGCCTCTGCACCGAGGCCGAAATCGGCCACTGGCAGCGCGGCGGCGCGTTCGAAGACCCCTGGCCCCAGTTTTAA
- a CDS encoding ISAs1 family transposase, which translates to MLDLLVIAVCAVMAGAETWVDIAHYGQLKQAWLATFLDLPGGIPSHDTFRRVFSLLDPQQVEQCFRHWMATVAPPLPREVVAVDGKTIRRSFDRGRAQGPVHVVSAFATAQGLSLGQVAVTGKGQELAAIPVLLSSLHLANTIVTLDALGCQQAIARQLLAQQADYILALKGNQGRYHRAVKAYGHACCVERWRDYPADFDAFDRRHGRWVRRRAWVLPVGEQLAGLRAWPGLRAIIVVETIRSVPHQPGTRAEWRYYLTSCLDAPAVLIQAIRRHWAIENSLHWVLDVVFREDEARSRDRVATRNFAVLRKLAFNLLKQGKHQPGSLRTRRRNAGWNDTYLAQLLACARENNRVAVAEI; encoded by the coding sequence TTGCTCGACCTGTTGGTCATCGCCGTCTGCGCGGTGATGGCCGGGGCTGAAACGTGGGTGGATATCGCGCATTACGGTCAGCTGAAGCAGGCGTGGCTGGCGACGTTTCTCGACTTGCCGGGCGGCATACCCTCTCACGATACGTTTCGGCGGGTGTTTTCGCTGCTCGACCCGCAGCAGGTGGAGCAGTGTTTTCGCCACTGGATGGCTACCGTCGCCCCGCCCTTGCCGCGCGAGGTCGTCGCCGTCGATGGCAAGACCATCCGGCGCTCATTCGACCGCGGGCGCGCCCAGGGCCCGGTGCACGTCGTCAGCGCCTTTGCCACCGCGCAGGGCCTGAGCCTGGGGCAGGTAGCCGTGACGGGTAAGGGGCAGGAACTGGCGGCTATCCCGGTGTTACTCAGTAGCCTGCACCTGGCCAACACGATTGTCACGCTCGATGCGCTCGGCTGCCAGCAGGCCATCGCCCGGCAACTGCTGGCCCAGCAGGCGGATTACATCCTGGCCCTGAAAGGCAACCAGGGCCGCTACCACCGCGCCGTCAAGGCCTACGGCCACGCCTGCTGTGTCGAGCGCTGGCGGGACTATCCCGCCGACTTCGATGCCTTTGACCGCCGCCACGGCCGCTGGGTAAGGCGCCGGGCCTGGGTATTGCCAGTGGGCGAGCAACTAGCTGGGTTGCGCGCCTGGCCGGGCCTGCGCGCGATTATTGTGGTCGAAACCATCCGGTCGGTGCCGCACCAGCCGGGCACCCGTGCCGAGTGGCGCTACTACCTGACCAGTTGCCTGGATGCGCCCGCCGTGCTCATCCAGGCTATCCGGCGCCATTGGGCGATTGAAAACAGCCTGCACTGGGTGCTGGATGTGGTCTTCCGCGAGGACGAGGCCCGTAGTCGCGACCGGGTCGCCACCCGCAATTTTGCCGTGCTGCGCAAGCTGGCATTCAACCTCTTAAAACAGGGTAAGCACCAGCCCGGCAGTCTGCGGACCCGGCGACGGAACGCGGGCTGGAACGATACTTATCTGGCCCAGCTCCTAGCCTGTGCCCGCGAAAATAACCGAGTAGCTGTTGCTGAGATTTGA
- a CDS encoding GTP-binding protein, with translation MPDRHQDPAYQRDAANLQARWHPQFQDRVNTLHFIGQDLDAARWLADLDSCLCTPLEIGRWRRGSTFPDPWPRDETA, from the coding sequence GTGCCCGACCGCCACCAGGACCCTGCCTACCAGCGCGACGCGGCCAACCTGCAGGCCCGCTGGCACCCGCAGTTCCAGGACCGGGTGAACACGCTGCACTTCATCGGCCAGGACCTGGACGCCGCCCGGTGGCTGGCCGACCTCGACAGCTGCCTGTGCACGCCCCTGGAAATCGGCCGCTGGCGGCGGGGCAGCACCTTCCCCGACCCGTGGCCGCGCGACGAAACCGCTTAA
- a CDS encoding MerC family mercury resistance protein, whose product MPRLRAAADYGGVLNAGLCGVHCAAGPALLAWWGTRNPGAAAERWEWGFLGLSGALVALATRRYSSTGLRVALWGLFAAFAAAALLAERWPWLAYAQYAASAGLVGDHLLNHRHCRRYVVAVSPLRVDEIK is encoded by the coding sequence ATGCCACGATTGCGAGCCGCCGCCGACTACGGCGGCGTGCTGAACGCCGGGCTCTGCGGGGTGCACTGTGCCGCCGGCCCGGCGCTGCTGGCCTGGTGGGGCACCCGCAACCCCGGGGCCGCGGCCGAGCGCTGGGAATGGGGCTTCCTGGGGCTGAGCGGGGCGCTGGTGGCGCTGGCCACCCGGCGGTACTCCTCAACCGGGCTGCGCGTGGCCTTGTGGGGGTTGTTCGCCGCGTTTGCGGCGGCGGCCCTGCTGGCCGAGCGGTGGCCCTGGCTGGCGTACGCGCAGTACGCGGCCTCGGCGGGCCTGGTGGGTGACCACCTGCTGAACCACCGCCACTGCCGCCGCTACGTGGTCGCCGTATCCCCGTTGCGAGTCGACGAAATTAAATGA
- a CDS encoding glycosyltransferase, with product MPPPPPVLLVLAWDDADPAVHRVAATAALPALPTLPLVRALAAEQPTLAVLPQLPESEATEATAEAGPAVIDLGAGSHLVGLSDLAPETLGTGWAAAAAHPVPSAPAAGAPVGLANVQLRQSLAQRAAADWQAPAAPYLGSAETTEAPVVEISAAAATAVAEAAAATAGTLAPGAPAVPAGGAPAPPELPALAGTTPGPDVAPASPFDQPESEISAGEAADLAEDDDDLAVETAPVAAPPAGPARASLTQGLAALHRAPAAEAQAVPSAFDLSDGLHYRVIQYARFATYVLDGGGEDFGVIYAPDWPTWLAALEIRIRTRRPLVVHLRLLAAESAAPAERGWLLELERMALRFAHTVLVTSDELRTHTLHHYPLLAPGQVRTVAADDADGVRAVLAEIGRATRP from the coding sequence ATGCCTCCTCCCCCCCCCGTTTTGCTCGTGCTGGCCTGGGACGACGCCGACCCTGCCGTTCACCGCGTGGCGGCCACCGCGGCCCTGCCCGCCCTGCCCACCCTGCCGCTCGTGCGGGCCCTGGCCGCCGAGCAGCCCACCCTGGCCGTGCTGCCCCAGCTGCCCGAATCCGAGGCCACCGAGGCCACCGCCGAGGCCGGCCCCGCCGTAATAGACTTAGGCGCAGGCTCCCATTTGGTGGGCCTGAGTGACCTTGCGCCCGAGACATTGGGCACGGGGTGGGCAGCGGCGGCGGCCCACCCCGTGCCCAGCGCACCCGCCGCTGGGGCCCCCGTCGGTCTTGCCAACGTGCAATTGCGCCAGTCTCTGGCGCAGCGCGCTGCGGCCGATTGGCAGGCCCCCGCCGCCCCCTACCTCGGCAGCGCCGAAACGACAGAAGCCCCGGTTGTAGAAATTTCGGCGGCAGCAGCCACTGCGGTGGCCGAAGCAGCTGCGGCTACCGCGGGCACACTGGCACCCGGGGCCCCGGCGGTGCCCGCGGGGGGGGCCCCAGCCCCGCCGGAATTGCCCGCCCTGGCCGGCACCACGCCCGGGCCCGACGTGGCGCCGGCGTCGCCATTTGACCAGCCCGAATCGGAGATTAGCGCGGGCGAGGCGGCCGACTTGGCCGAAGACGATGACGACCTTGCCGTGGAAACGGCGCCCGTGGCCGCGCCCCCGGCGGGCCCCGCCCGCGCCTCGCTCACGCAAGGGCTGGCGGCGCTGCACCGGGCCCCGGCGGCCGAGGCCCAAGCCGTACCATCCGCCTTCGACCTCTCCGACGGCCTGCACTACCGCGTCATTCAGTACGCACGCTTTGCCACGTACGTGCTTGACGGCGGCGGCGAGGATTTCGGAGTGATATACGCGCCCGACTGGCCCACCTGGCTGGCGGCGCTGGAAATCCGCATCCGCACCCGGCGGCCCTTGGTGGTGCACCTGCGCCTGCTGGCGGCCGAATCGGCGGCGCCCGCCGAGCGCGGCTGGCTGCTGGAGCTGGAGCGCATGGCGCTCCGCTTCGCCCACACCGTGCTGGTGACGAGCGACGAGCTCCGGACCCACACCCTCCACCACTACCCCTTGCTGGCCCCCGGCCAGGTGCGCACCGTAGCCGCCGACGATGCCGACGGCGTACGGGCCGTGCTAGCCGAAATTGGCCGGGCCACGCGGCCCTGA